The Paraconexibacter algicola genome includes the window AGGCGACCTCGATCCGTCGGGTCTCGGCGGCCAGCGCGGCGTTCTGCTCCTCGAGTCGGGCCTGGGTGGCCTGGAGGTTCGTGGCCATCGCGTTGAAGGACCGGGCGAGCTCGACCGGCTCGGCGTCGCCCTCCTCGGCGACGCGCGCGTCGAGGTCGCCGCCGGCGAGCGCGGACGCCGCACGGTTGACGCGCCGCAGGGGCACGACGATGTAGCGGGTCAGGTACGAGGTGAGCGCGAACAGCAGCAGCGTCGCGAGCACCATGCCCGCGACCCCGATGACCGTCGCGCGCCGGACGTCGTCCTCGGCGTCCCGGCGCAGCCGCTCGGCGTCCCGGGAGCGGGCACGGATCGCCGTGAGCGCGGCCGCCCGTGAGGCGGGCGAGCGGTCGGCGGTCGGGGAGAGCGCGCGCGACGCCTCGCGCACGACGAGCGCCTCGGCCGCCCGGACCCGGTCGGTCGCGCGGTCGGACTCGCGGACCGCCTGCAGCAGCACGCCGAAGACGAGCGCGACCAGGGCCGCGACGACGCCCGACGCCGTCCCGAGGCGCGTGATGAGGTTGCGGTTCACCGGCGGCGAGCGTAGCGCCGGGCTCGGCGACGGCGCCCGCAGGTCGGGCGGGCGACGGGCCTGCGGACGGCTCGCCCGGAGCCGACGACGGGGGCGCTCGTGGGCGCACGCGCCGTCGTCGGCCTCGGGGAGGACGCGACTGCTGCGGGTGGCGGGGCCGGGGCCCCGGGTCGCGCAACCCCCGTCGCGTCGTTGGTCACGACGGGCAGCATGCGACGTCCCGGGTGGGGGACGGGAAGGCCCGGGGAGGAATTCGGTAGGAGGCGCGCGGACGCGAGGGGCGGTGCGAGAATCGCGGGGTGCCCGCACGGATGCCCGCCCGCCCGTCCGCCCGCCGCGCGCTGCTCGCCGCGGCGCCCGTCGTGCTCGGCCTGCTGCTGCCGGCGGCCGCCTCCGCCGCCGCGACTCCGCGCGTGGTGAACGGCAGCCCGGCGGCCGTCGACCAGGCGCCGTGGACGGTCGCGCTCGTCCAACGCGGCGTCCCCGCGACCCGCGGGCAGTTCTGCGGCGGCACGCTGATCGGTCCGGCCACGGTCGTGACCGCCGCGCACTGCGTCGCCGGGGAGGTCCCGCGCGCGATCGAGGTGCTCGCCGGCCGGCGGTTCCTCAGCGGCAGCGGCGGGCGCCGGGTCGCCGCGTCCCGGATCGCGCTGGCGCCCGGCTGGACGCCGCGACGGGAGAGCCCGGACATCGCGGTGCTGACGCTCGCCGAGCCGGTCGAGGGCGTGCCCCTCGCGACGCTCCCGGAGGTCGACGACGCCGCCGCGACCCGTCCCGGCCGGCGGCTGCAGGTCAGCGGCTGGGGCATGCGCTCCAACCGCACGGGCTCGACCGCGGACGCGCTGCAGGCCGCCGAGGTGACGGCCCGGTCCGACCGGGCCTGCCTGCGCGCCTACCTGTTCCTGTTCTCGCCACGCGAGATGGTCTGCGCCAACGACGTGCGGTCCGCCCGGGACGCCTGCCGCGGCGACAGCGGCGGCCCGCTCGTCGGCGACCCTGCCGGGACCGCCACCCTCGTCGGCGTCGTGAGCTTCGGCGGCGAGCGCTGCGCAGACCCCGACGCCCCCGGCGTGTACGCGGAGGTGGCGCCGCTCGTCCCCTGGATCCTGACGCAGGCCGCGCTCCCCGCGGGCTCCACCGACGACGGGGCGACCGCCACCGGGACGCCGGTCGCGCGGATCGAGCGGATCACCTGCCGGCGGCTGTGCCGTGTCGAGGCCGCGGTCCGCGGGCGCCGCCCCAGCACGGTCGTGCTGCGGATCGTCCGGTCGGGCGGCGCGGGGCGGCGCGCCGTCGACCGCACGGTGCGGATGGCCCGCACCTCGGTCGGGCGCTACCGCGCGCAGGTCGACCTGCCGCTGGGCTCCGTGCGCCTGTCGGTGAGCCCGCGCAGCTCGTCCGGACGCCCGACGGGCCGCGCGGACGTCGTGCGGATCCGGGTGGTCTGAGCGGCCGGCCGGCAGGGGCCCGCCGCCCGGTGTGGAAGGATCGGCCCGATGAGCGAGATGGGCGAGGTCGAGGTGCGCAGCGGGGATGTCGTCCTCGTGCGCGGGCTCGGGGCCGCGGCCCCGTACCTGGCGCAGGTGACCGGGAGCCGACTGGGCCGGCTCGTCGTCGAGCGCGCCGACGGGCGCGCGGCAGGACCGGTCGCGCTGCGCGACGTGCTGTGCGTCTACAAGCCCGCCGGGGCGCCGTCGAGCGGCGGCCTCGCACCCACGGAGCGGCGCCGCCCGACCGCGCAGATGAAGCTGGAGCTGTGATGAGCAACCGCGTCGTGTACTCCTCCGACGACGGGGACCTGCGCAAGCGCCGGGCGCCCGACGTCGTCCGGGCACGGGAGCTCGCCGCCGCGGGCGGCCGGGTGAAGGTGCGCCGCGAGACGGCGGGCCGCAAGGGCAAGGGCGCCACGACGATCACCGGCGTCCCGCTCGACGACGCGGGCCTGAAGCAGCTCGCCGGGAAGCTGAAGAAGCGCTGCGGCGTCGGCGGGTCCGTCAAGGACGGCGTGATCGAGCTGCAGGGCGACCACCGCGACGTGGTGGTCGAGGTCCTCCGCGCCGAGGGCCACGACGTGGTCCTCGCCGGCGGCTGAGAACGCGGCGCGCCCCGACGGCCGCGCGGGCCGGCGGGGCACCGCCTCGGCGGGGCGCTACGGCGTCGCGCCCTCGAGCTGCTTCTGGGCCTCCTCGAGCGCCTTCTTGGCCTCCTCCTGGGAGCCGGCCGGCAGGTCCTCGATCGCGTCCTTCGCGGCCTCGGTCGCCTCGCCCGCGAGCTGGCCGGCCTCCTCCTGGAGCTTGCGGCTCTCCTCGGCGGCCTCCTCCGGCGTCAGCTCGCCGGACTGCACCTTCTTGCTGATCTCCGCCGCCTTCTCCTGCAGCGCCTGGCCCTTCTCCTGGAGGTCGGTCGCGGTGGAGTTGCCGGTCGTGGTCTGGGTCGTCTGGGTCGTCTGCCCGTCGGACTGGTCGCTGCTGCTGTCGTTGTCGTCACCGCAGGCCGAGAGGCCGAGGGCGGCGGTCGCGGCGAGGAGCGCAGCGAGGCGTCGGGTGGTCATGTGGTCTCCTGGGACGGGTGCGCGGGGTGCGCACGGGAACGGACGGGCGTGACGCTAGCGACACCGGCCTACCCACTGGTGTCATCTTGATGTCATGCCGGTCCGCGCCTTCCGCCTGCTGCTGCGTGACCGCCCGGCCGGGATCGCGTCGGGTGCGGTCGTCGCGCTGGCCTCGATCGCCGCGATCACGCTGCTGATCTACCCGGTGCGCACGGTCGCGCCCGCGGTCAGCACCGGGGTGCTCTACCTGCTGGCGGTACTCATCGTCTCCACCGGCTGGGGGCTGCCGCTGGGGCTCGCCACGGCCCTCGGCGGTGCGCTGGCCTTCAACTTCTTCCACATCGAGCCGACGGGGCGGTTCACGATCGCCGACGGGGAGAACTGGGTCGCGCTCGTCGTCTTCCTGCTCGCCGCGGTGATCGTCTCCTCGGTCGCGGACGTCGCCCGCGACCGCGCGGCGGAGGCCGAGCGCCGCCGTCGCGAGGCCGAGTTCGCGGTCCGCGCGCTGCTGCTCGCCGGGCTCGAGCGCGAGCACCTGCAGAGCGAGCTCGTCGAGGCGCAGGCGCTGCGGCGCAGCGACGCGATGAAGACCGCGATCCTGCGGTCGGTGTCCCACGACCTGCGCAGCCCGCTGACCGCGATCCTCGCCGCCGGCGAGGCGCTCGGCTCCGCCACCCTGGACGACGAGGACCGCACCGCGCTGGCGGCGACCGTCGCGGGCGAGACCGACCGGCTCGCCCGCCTCGTCGACAAGCTCCTGGACCTCTCCAAGCTCGAGGCCGGCGCGGCACCGCCGCGGCCGGACTGGTGCGCCCTGGACGAGGTCGTCGACGCCGCCGTGCAGGGGCAGGCCGACCCGTCGCGCTTCCAGGTGTCGGTCGCCGACGAGTTGCCGCTGCTGCGGGTCGACGGCGCGCAGCTGGAGCGGGCGCTCGCGAACCTGCTGGAGAACGCGGCGCGCCACAGCGCCCCGCACACCGTGCAGGTCCGGGCGCGCGTCGTCGGCGCGCGGATGGTCGTCCGCGTGGTCGACCGCGGCCCGGGGATCTCCCAGCGCGACCGGCGCCTGATCTTCGAGCCGTTCCATCGCGTCGGCGGGGACGGGCACCAGGGCAGCGGCCTGGGCCTGGCGATCGTCAAGGGCTTCGTCGAGGCCAACGGCGGCACCGTCGACGTCGAGTCGCTCCCCGGGCAGGGCACGACGTTCGTGCTCGAGTTCCCGCTGACCGCGCCGGTGCCCGCATGAGCGCCCCGGCCCCCCGACGCGTGCTGATCTGCGATGACGAGCTGCAGATCCTCCGGGCACTGAAGGTCGTGCTGCGCGACGCCGGCTACGAGCCCGTGGCGGTCGCCACCGCCACCGAGGCGCTCGACGTCGCGGCGGTCCGGCCGCCCGACGCGGCGATCGTCGACCTCGTCCTCCCCGACGGGGACGGCATCGAGGTCTGCGCCCGGCTGCGCGAGTGGAGCGCGATGCCGATCATCGTCCTGTCCGCCGTCGGCGACGAGGACGAGAAGGTCCGCGCGCTGGAGGCGGGCGCCGACGACTACGTCGTGAAGCCGTTCGGCCCGCGCGAGCTCGTCGCGCGCCTCGGCGCCGCGCTGCGCCGGGCGGGCGCGGCCGCCGCCAGCGACGAGCCGGCCGTCGTCGCCGGGGACCTCGAGGTCGACCTCGCCGCGCGGATCGTGCGGCGCGGCGGCGAGGAGGTCCACCTCACCCCGATCGAGTACGACCTGCTGCGCACGCTCGTGCTGCACCGCGGCCGCCTGCTCACGCACCGCCAGCTGCTCACCGAGGTGTGGGGTCCCGCCTACGCCGACGACACCGCGACCCTGCGCACGCACGTCGCGAACCTGCGACGCAAGATCGAGTCCCGGGACGCCGAGGGCGGCTTCCGGCACATCCGCACGGACCCGGGCGTCGGGTACCGCTTCACGGAATCTTGATGGCGCCCGGGGGAATCCCCACGGGGACTTGACGGACGGGGACCGACAGTGTCCCCATGACCTTTCTCGCCTTCGCCGGGATCCCCGACTCGGCCGGTGACGCGATCTCCGTCGTGCTGCTGGTCCTGATGATGGGACTCCTGGGGCTCGCCCTGCGCGGACTGGACCGGGTGTGAGCGCCCTCGACCTCGTCGGGCTGCTCCTCTCGGTCGCGCTCATCGGCTACCTCTTCTACGCGCTCGTCCGCGGGGAGGACCTGTGACCGCCGCCGGCTGGATCCAGATCGCCGTCTACTGCGCGCTGCTCGTCGCGCTGACGCCCGTCCTCGGCCGCTACCTGGCCCGCGTCTACGGCGGCGAGCGCGTCGCGCTCGCCACGGTCCTCGGACCGGTGGAGCGCGGCGTCTACCGGCTGCTCGGCGTCCGCGCCGACGACGACATGCCGTGGCGCGCCTACGCGCGCGCCGCCCTCTGGTTCACCGCGA containing:
- the kdpF gene encoding K(+)-transporting ATPase subunit F codes for the protein MSALDLVGLLLSVALIGYLFYALVRGEDL
- a CDS encoding translation initiation factor, with the translated sequence MSNRVVYSSDDGDLRKRRAPDVVRARELAAAGGRVKVRRETAGRKGKGATTITGVPLDDAGLKQLAGKLKKRCGVGGSVKDGVIELQGDHRDVVVEVLRAEGHDVVLAGG
- a CDS encoding response regulator, translating into MSAPAPRRVLICDDELQILRALKVVLRDAGYEPVAVATATEALDVAAVRPPDAAIVDLVLPDGDGIEVCARLREWSAMPIIVLSAVGDEDEKVRALEAGADDYVVKPFGPRELVARLGAALRRAGAAAASDEPAVVAGDLEVDLAARIVRRGGEEVHLTPIEYDLLRTLVLHRGRLLTHRQLLTEVWGPAYADDTATLRTHVANLRRKIESRDAEGGFRHIRTDPGVGYRFTES
- a CDS encoding sensor histidine kinase, encoding MPVRAFRLLLRDRPAGIASGAVVALASIAAITLLIYPVRTVAPAVSTGVLYLLAVLIVSTGWGLPLGLATALGGALAFNFFHIEPTGRFTIADGENWVALVVFLLAAVIVSSVADVARDRAAEAERRRREAEFAVRALLLAGLEREHLQSELVEAQALRRSDAMKTAILRSVSHDLRSPLTAILAAGEALGSATLDDEDRTALAATVAGETDRLARLVDKLLDLSKLEAGAAPPRPDWCALDEVVDAAVQGQADPSRFQVSVADELPLLRVDGAQLERALANLLENAARHSAPHTVQVRARVVGARMVVRVVDRGPGISQRDRRLIFEPFHRVGGDGHQGSGLGLAIVKGFVEANGGTVDVESLPGQGTTFVLEFPLTAPVPA
- a CDS encoding S1 family peptidase, with translation MPARMPARPSARRALLAAAPVVLGLLLPAAASAAATPRVVNGSPAAVDQAPWTVALVQRGVPATRGQFCGGTLIGPATVVTAAHCVAGEVPRAIEVLAGRRFLSGSGGRRVAASRIALAPGWTPRRESPDIAVLTLAEPVEGVPLATLPEVDDAAATRPGRRLQVSGWGMRSNRTGSTADALQAAEVTARSDRACLRAYLFLFSPREMVCANDVRSARDACRGDSGGPLVGDPAGTATLVGVVSFGGERCADPDAPGVYAEVAPLVPWILTQAALPAGSTDDGATATGTPVARIERITCRRLCRVEAAVRGRRPSTVVLRIVRSGGAGRRAVDRTVRMARTSVGRYRAQVDLPLGSVRLSVSPRSSSGRPTGRADVVRIRVV